From the Cucumis sativus cultivar 9930 chromosome 5, Cucumber_9930_V3, whole genome shotgun sequence genome, the window GCTATTTCAGTGGAAAAGAAAACCGTAAACCTTAAGGAAAACTCGAGCAGCAGGCTAGCTAAAGATGGTACAACACAAACAAATAGATTGGAAGCAAAGTGGGAGACGCAATTGCATAACAGAATTCAACAGGGAAAGAAGGCAATTTTGCATACCAATAATGTAGATAACAAGCAATGCAAAACTTACTGTTTAGCTCTTTTATTATCTGTATCGGTTGGACCTGGCTTAACATGTGAACTGTCCATTCTCTCTGATAACTTTCGATCAGGCACAACAGTTTCAGCTGAATCCAGCTTTTCAGTAGTCGTTAAAGAAAACTCATTTGCTTCGTGTGGTGTACTCAACGTCCTTAAGCTTTCAAGAAGAACGCTATTTTTGGCAGAAGGCAAGCCACCTGGGTTAGTTGTCAATGTAGTTCGAGGCAATTCCCGTGTCCTGTTCTTCTGTTTGTTCCAGCTTGGTTTCATATATAATGGAGCTTGATGGGAATCAAAATCTTGGGATGCCCAAGAAggtaaatacatatttttacaTTGGGAGTCGTCTTGTGTATAATTTTCATTCGAAACATTTCCTGCATCTAAGTATGCAAAGGAGTCACTTGATGAACGTCGATGGCCACCTCGTTGAACAGGCGTTTCAGGTTCGTTGAGGAGATCATCAAGCCAAGAAGGTTGTTCTTCCATCAAAAGACTTTCAGATGATGTTCTATGATGGTTCACATTTCCCACTCTGGGATTCTGTACTGCTCTTGACCCAATAA encodes:
- the LOC101218194 gene encoding uncharacterized protein At4g06598 isoform X3 gives rise to the protein MENSKVLSNMRNMISSGKHALLPPKSPFPSGSSTYSDYLPNPIIGSRAVQNPRVGNVNHHRTSSESLLMEEQPSWLDDLLNEPETPVQRGGHRRSSSDSFAYLDAGNVSNENYTQDDSQCKNMYLPSWASQDFDSHQAPLYMKPSWNKQKNRTRELPRTTLTTNPGGLPSAKNSVLLESLRTLSTPHEANEFSLTTTEKLDSAETVVPDRKLSERMDSSHVKPGPTDTDNKRAKQQFAQRSRVRKLQYIAELERNVQALQANGSEVSAELEFLSQQNLILGMENKALKQRLESLSQEQLIKYHLNLKSYSVEHEVLEKEIGRLRMLYQQQQQPQPPPSTLKRTKSRDLETQFAKLSLRQKDARSSSESVAGPVQI
- the LOC101218194 gene encoding uncharacterized protein At4g06598 isoform X2, which codes for MQCGRRNSSVETCEVNAMENSKVLSNMRNMISSGKHALLPPKSPFPSGSSTYSDYLPNPIIGSRAVQNPRVGNVNHHRTSSESLLMEEQPSWLDDLLNEPETPVQRGGHRRSSSDSFAYLDAGNVSNENYTQDDSQCKNMYLPSWASQDFDSHQAPLYMKPSWNKQKNRTRELPRTTLTTNPGGLPSAKNSVLLESLRTLSTPHEANEFSLTTTEKLDSAETVVPDRKLSERMDSSHVKPGPTDTDNKRAKQQFAQRSRVRKLQYIAELERNVQALQANGSEVSAELEFLSQQNLILGMENKALKQRLESLSQEQLIKYLEHEVLEKEIGRLRMLYQQQQQPQPPPSTLKRTKSRDLETQFAKLSLRQKDARSSSESVAGPVQI